Proteins co-encoded in one Eschrichtius robustus isolate mEscRob2 chromosome 8, mEscRob2.pri, whole genome shotgun sequence genomic window:
- the AOC1 gene encoding diamine oxidase [copper-containing], whose product MGRKTLALGWAGAAILVLQTLAAAEGSPQTPGNKGRVFADLSAQELKTVHNFLWSQKELRLQPSSTLTVAKNSVFLIEMLLPKKQHVLKFLHKGHQLPVREARAVIFFGAQEHPNITEFAVGPLPRPHYMRHLPHKPGHQASWASRPISKAEYTLLSHTLEEASKPLQQFFRRTTGFTFGHCHERCLTFTDVAPRGLASGQRRSWFILQRHMEGYFLHPTGLELLVDHASTNPQDWTVEQVWYNGKFYRSPAELAQKYDDGEVDAVVLEDPLAKDKDGESLPEAALFSFYQPRGDFSITMNGPHLVQPEGPRYSLEGNTVLYGGWSFNFRLRSSSGLQVLDVHFGGERIAYEVSVQEAVALYGGHTPAGMQTKYMDVGWGLGSVTHELAPGVDCPETATFLDALHYYDADGPVLYPRALCLFEMPTGVPIRRHFNSNFSDGFNFYAGLKGQVLVLRTTSTVYNYDYIWDFIFYPNGVMEAKMHATGYVHATFYTPEGLRHGTRLHTHLIGNMHTHLVHYRVDLDVAGTKNSFQTLQMKLENTTNPWSPRHRLVQPAVQETRYSRERQAAFSFRQTLPKYLLFTSPQENPWGHKRSYRLQIHSMADQVLPPGWQEERAVTWARYPLAVTRYRESELRSSSIYNQNDPWDPPVVFEEFLRNNENIEGEDLVAWVTVGFLHIPHAEDIPNTATPGNSVGFLLRPFNFFPEDPSLASRDLVVVWPLENGSTYVQHWIPEEEGGCLMPPPFSYNGTYRPV is encoded by the exons ATGGGGCGGAAGACCCTGGCCCTCGGCTGGGCGGGTGCTGCCATCCTGGTGCTACAGACGTTGGCCGCGGCAGAGGGCTCCCCACAGACCCCCGGCAACAAGGGCAGGGTGTTTGCGGACCTGAGCGCCCAAGAGCTGAAGACCGTGCACAACTTCCTTTGGTCCCAGAAGGAGCTGAGGCTGCAGCCATCCAGCACATTGACCGTGGCCAAGAACTCCGTGTTCCTCATTGAGATGTTGCTGCCCAAGAAGCAACACGTGCTGAAATTTCTGCATAAAGGCCACCAGCTTCCCGTTCGGGAAGCACGCGCTGTCATCTTCTTCGGAGCCCAGGAGCATCCCAACATCACCGAGTTTGCTGTGGGACCACTGCCCAGGCCCCATTACATGCGACACCTGCCCCACAAGCCCGGGCACCAGGCCTCCTGGGCCTCCAGGCCCATCTCCAAGGCAGAGTATACCCTCCTGAGCCACACCCTGGAGGAGGCCAGCAAGCCCCTGCAGCAGTTTTTCCGTCGCACCACGGGCTTCACGTTCGGACACTGCCACGAGCGGTGCCTGACGTTCACAGACGTGGCGCCCCGTGGCTTGGCCTCCGGCCAACGCCGCTCTTGGTTCATCTTGCAGCGCCATATGGAAGGCTACTTCTTGCACCCCACTGGGCTGGAGCTCCTGGTGGATCATGCAAGCACGAACCCCCAAGACTGGACGGTGGAGCAGGTCTGGTACAACGGGAAGTTCTACCGCAGCCCCGCAGAGCTGGCTCAGAAGTATGACGACGGAGAGGTGGATGCGGTAGTCCTGGAAGACCCGCTCGCCAAGGACAAGGATGGAGAGAGCCTACCAGAGGCAGCCCTCTTCTCCTTCTACCAGCCACGTGGGGACTTCTCCATCACCATGAACGGCCCCCACCTGGTGCAGCCCGAGGGCCCCCGCTACAGCCTGGAGGGCAACACCGTGCTCTACGGGGGCTGGAGCTTCAACTTCCGGCTGCGCTCGTCCTCGGGGCTGCAGGTCCTGGACGTGCACTTCGGAGGTGAGCGTATAGCCTACGAGGTGAGCGTGCAGGAGGCCGTGGCGCTGTACGGAGGACACACACCCGCAGGCATGCAGACCAAGTACATGGACGTCGGCTGGGGCTTGGGCAGCGTCACTCATGAGCTGGCCCCTGGCGTCGACTGCCCGGAGACGGCCACCTTCCTGGATGCCCTCCACTACTACGACGCCGACGGTCCTGTCCTCTACCCCCGCGCCCTCTGTCTCTTCGAGATGCCCACGGGGGTGCCCATCCGGCGGCACTTTAACTCCAACTTCAGCGACGGCTTCAACTTCTATGCGGGCCTCAAGGGCCAGGTGCTGGTGCTGAGGACCACTTCGACGGTCTACAATTATGACTATATCTGGGACTTCATCTTCTACCCCAATGGGGTGATGGAGGCCAAGATGCACGCCACCGGCTATGTCCACGCCACCTTCTACACCCCCGAGGGGCTGCGCCATGGGACCCGCCTGCACACACACCTGATCGGCAACATGCACACCCACCTAGTGCATTACCGCGTTGACCTGGACGTGGCAG GCACCAAGAATAGCTTCCAGACCCTGCAGATGAAGCTGGAAAACACCACCAACCCCTGGAGCCCGAGACACCGCCTGGTCCAGCCGGCTGTCCAGGAGACGAGGTACTCCCGGGAGCGCCAGGCGGCCTTCAGCTTCAGGCAGACTCTGCCCAAGTACCTGCTGTTTACCAGCCCCCAGGAGAACCCCTGGGGCCACAAGCGCAGCTACCGACTGCAGATCCACTCCATGGCTGACCAAGTGCTGCCCCCGGGCTGGCAGGAGGAGCGGGCTGTCACctgggccag GTATCCCCTGGCAGTGACCAGATACCGGGAGTCTGAGCTACGCAGCAGCAGTATCTACAACCAGAACGACCCCTGGGACCCACCTGTGGTCTTTGAGGAGTTTCTGCGCAACAACGAGAACATTGAAGGCGAG GACCTGGTGGCCTGGGTCACAGTGGGCTTCCTGCACATCCCCCACGCAGAGGACATCCCCAACACGGCCACGCCCGGGAACTCCGTGGGCTTCCTGCTCCGGCCCTTCAACTTCTTCCCAGAGGACCCGTCCCTGGCGTCCAGAGACCTCGTGGTCGTGTGGCCTCTGGAAAATGGCTCCACCTATGTGCAGCACTGGATCCCTGAGGAGGAGGGGGGCTGCTTGATGCCTCCCCCTTTCAGCTACAACGGAACCTACAGGCCTGTGTGa